A stretch of DNA from Sandaracinaceae bacterium:
ATGTCCGCCGCGTGGTGCTGGCCACAGCTGTTGAAGCAGCCGCTGGACTTGATGCGCAGCTCGCGCACCTGCTTGTCGAGCGACTCCTCGACCACCGTCAGGCGGCGCTTGAGCTCCGCCGTGAGGCCACGCGACGAGGAGATGCCCAGCTTGCACGTGTCGGTGCCGGGGCAGGACGTCATGTCCGTGATGGTGCCCGCGCCCGCCTCGGCGAAGCCGATGGCCGAGAGGCGCTCCCAGAACGAAAGCGCGTCCGCGCCGCTCAGCCAGCGCATGGCGAGGTTCTGCTCGACGGTGCAGCGGATGCCGTCGCCGGTGTAGTCGCGCGCGAGGTCCGCGATGAGGCGCGCCTGCCGCGAGGTGAAGTCGCCCAGCGGGAGCTTCACGATGGCGGTGTAGTAGCCCTCCTGCACCTGAGGCTTGAGGTTGTACTCGGCCCACTTCAGGAACGCGGCCGGGCCCTCGGTCGGAAGCGCGGCTCCCGGGCGGATGGGCTTCTCGTCGAGGCGGCTCAGGTCCTTCAGGTTCTCGGTCCAGCGCTCGTCCACGCGCAGCCCCTCACGCTCGACCTGCACCAAGCGCTTGAACTCCTCGAGACCCAGCTTGTCCACCAGGAACTTGATGCGAGCGCGGGCGCGGCTCTGCTTTTCACCCAAGCGCGCGAACACACGCGCCACGGCCTGCGCCAGCGGCAACAGCTCCTCGGCCGGGCAGAACTCGGCCAGGACCTTGGCCTCGACGGGCACGGCACCGAGACCACCGCCGACCACGACCTTGAAGCCGCGCTGCCCATCGACGATCTTGGCGACGGCGCCGAGGTCGTGGAACGTGACCAGGCCGCACGGGTTCTCGTGGCAGCCGCTGAACGCGATCTTGAACTTGCGCCCGAAGTCCTGCACGTCGGGGTGGCCGAGGAAGTACTTCATGCACGCGTCGGCGTACGGCGTGACGTCGAAGCTCTCGGTGCTGCACACGCCCGAGTACTCGCACGCCGTGACGTTGCGCACGCTGTTGCCGCACGCCTCGCGGGTGGTGATGCCCACGGCCGCGAGCCGGCGCATCATGTCGGGGGTGTCCTCGATGTGGACGTAGTGCAGCTGGATGTCCTGGCGCGTGGTGATGTGCAGGATGCTGTCCGAGTACTCCTCGGCGAGCTCTGCGTGCACCTCGAGCTGCTGGATGCTCAAGCGACCCATGGGGATCTTGATGCGCATCATGCCCGGGGCGTCCCACTGCGTGTCCGGCCCCTTGGTCAGCGGCTGCGGGAAGACCAGCGTCTGCTGCTGCTCGCCATCGCTGCGCAGACCGTTGTCGTAGCGCTGGCCGTAGGCCCCGCGGCGCAGACGCGTCTCGGCGAAGAACTTGTCGTCGAGCTTGCCTTGCTTCTTCAGATCGATCTGCCCCTCGAACGTGTCGATCTCCAGGGTCATCTCGGGGGACATTTCGCCGCGCAGGCGGTCTTTCCAGGTCGGGGCGCTCATCTTGAACTCCTCATGCGCGCTCGGTCCTCGAGCGCTAGGACCGCCACTATTCACGAGTTTACCCAGAGGTCAAGTCAACAATGCCGTGGTGACCCGTCATGTCGCATTTAACGAAATCATTTCATAGCCCTAATTCTTGACCTGCGAGGTGTGCTTTAAAGTCCGCCGCCCGAGGGCTCGTATCCCACATCGCCCCACTAAATAGTCACGCCCTCGTGCGACGACCGCCGCGGAATCGCGTTA
This window harbors:
- a CDS encoding nitrite/sulfite reductase; translation: MSAPTWKDRLRGEMSPEMTLEIDTFEGQIDLKKQGKLDDKFFAETRLRRGAYGQRYDNGLRSDGEQQQTLVFPQPLTKGPDTQWDAPGMMRIKIPMGRLSIQQLEVHAELAEEYSDSILHITTRQDIQLHYVHIEDTPDMMRRLAAVGITTREACGNSVRNVTACEYSGVCSTESFDVTPYADACMKYFLGHPDVQDFGRKFKIAFSGCHENPCGLVTFHDLGAVAKIVDGQRGFKVVVGGGLGAVPVEAKVLAEFCPAEELLPLAQAVARVFARLGEKQSRARARIKFLVDKLGLEEFKRLVQVEREGLRVDERWTENLKDLSRLDEKPIRPGAALPTEGPAAFLKWAEYNLKPQVQEGYYTAIVKLPLGDFTSRQARLIADLARDYTGDGIRCTVEQNLAMRWLSGADALSFWERLSAIGFAEAGAGTITDMTSCPGTDTCKLGISSSRGLTAELKRRLTVVEESLDKQVRELRIKSSGCFNSCGQHHAADIGFTGVSRAAGGRKVPHFNVVLGGQWTENAAKYGLVVGAVPSKNIPKTVQAITDHYVANRERGESFRAFIERVGKKDFRAILKPLQAIPSYEEDPSFYSDWGDPREYTIGDIGIGECAGEIVPFVEFGLQAAEQELHGAQDILDSVGGDPATAAAGAFQSMVTAAKALVRHLDKQCRDDADDVALQFKTHVADPGLFNDPFVGNKFAHFFLGLHASQRFVGANKEIAHKCMDEAQLFLDACHATYQRWLEAANRAAE